A single region of the Lysinibacillus sp. B2A1 genome encodes:
- a CDS encoding Holliday junction resolvase RecU: MTIRYPNGKLYTPNQAIQNGSKKDDNKEISFSNRGKTLEDEINEANDYYLKRRLAIIHKKPVPVQIVKVEYPSRSAAVIREAYFRTPSTTDYNGVWKGLYIDFDAKETASKTSFPLKNIHLHQMTHMQQVTEQNGVAFIIVRFSAFERYFIVPYEVLQKAWQAMENGERKSIPFSTIEREAFEIPTSYYPRIDFLPIIQQLIEAKSHGSESEEIVE; the protein is encoded by the coding sequence ATGACAATTCGTTATCCAAATGGGAAATTGTATACCCCAAATCAAGCAATTCAAAATGGGTCAAAGAAGGATGATAACAAAGAAATTTCTTTTAGTAATCGAGGGAAAACACTAGAAGATGAAATCAATGAAGCAAACGACTATTATTTAAAAAGACGACTTGCTATCATTCATAAGAAACCTGTTCCCGTACAAATCGTCAAAGTAGAGTATCCATCACGAAGTGCTGCAGTAATTCGCGAAGCATACTTCCGAACACCTTCAACAACAGATTATAATGGTGTTTGGAAAGGGCTTTATATTGATTTTGATGCAAAAGAGACAGCTTCCAAAACAAGTTTTCCTTTAAAAAATATACACTTACATCAAATGACTCATATGCAGCAAGTGACGGAACAAAATGGTGTGGCTTTTATTATCGTTCGTTTTTCAGCTTTTGAACGATATTTTATTGTGCCATATGAAGTTTTACAAAAGGCCTGGCAAGCAATGGAGAATGGTGAGCGTAAATCGATACCTTTTTCAACGATTGAAAGAGAAGCTTTCGAAATTCCTACAAGCTATTATCCACGTATCGACTTTTTACCGATTATCCAGCAGCTCATTGAAGCAAAAAGCCATGGTTCTGAAAGTGAGGAGATTGTAGAATGA
- a CDS encoding endonuclease — protein MNKLEQLVAQLDLVNQLLITRVSLESNAHSMHFFMQLEAVSQKVSLAEKNWQVKNACSPISSEK, from the coding sequence TTGAATAAGTTAGAACAATTAGTTGCGCAGTTGGATCTGGTCAATCAATTACTTATAACAAGAGTGTCTTTGGAAAGCAATGCGCATAGCATGCATTTTTTTATGCAACTTGAAGCTGTTAGCCAGAAAGTAAGCTTAGCAGAAAAGAACTGGCAAGTAAAGAATGCTTGTTCGCCTATAAGTAGTGAAAAATGA
- a CDS encoding DUF1798 domain-containing protein, with translation MLLIQQTSILIDECEKSVARFWQMREEDRTPDFFKEVKPHADAIHQHLIEWQQEANLWIQNNNPKYMHIQQIASVVESMEQFVVQSFFKETSKKRFLDAIHSTSFTLKNFERIVKEGTKGVIQKENHQ, from the coding sequence TTGTTATTAATACAGCAAACTTCCATATTAATAGATGAATGTGAAAAAAGTGTTGCACGCTTTTGGCAAATGCGTGAAGAGGATCGTACACCTGATTTTTTTAAGGAGGTTAAGCCACATGCTGATGCTATTCATCAACATTTAATAGAGTGGCAACAGGAGGCCAATTTGTGGATTCAAAACAATAATCCAAAGTATATGCATATCCAACAAATTGCTTCTGTGGTGGAATCCATGGAGCAATTTGTTGTGCAATCTTTTTTTAAAGAAACAAGTAAAAAACGTTTTTTAGATGCTATTCATTCTACCTCCTTTACATTGAAAAATTTTGAGCGAATCGTGAAGGAGGGAACAAAAGGTGTTATCCAAAAAGAGAACCATCAATGA